From Vigna unguiculata cultivar IT97K-499-35 chromosome 5, ASM411807v1, whole genome shotgun sequence, the proteins below share one genomic window:
- the LOC114185960 gene encoding DDB1- and CUL4-associated factor 8, with the protein MENLHNHRGITNANTGPPRGFTDIFRRELGFSHPNAFARRFSASEVLVKSLNLYGKLDGHGGCVNAVEFNSTGDLLVSGSDDRQVMLWNWASKARLLAYPSGHTDNIFQTKIMPFSGDCRIITSAADGQVRLGLFREGGGVETTLLGKHHGCVYKLAVEPGSPHIIYSSGEDGFIQHFDLRSNSATKLFCCSSSTGKQTPSKIGLTSIVIDSRNPYYFAVGGSDEYARVYDIRKCQWISARNSDQPVKTFCPRHLIGSNNVHITGLAYSSFSELLVSYNDELIYLFQKNEGMCSSPSSEDLKNSNEPQVYSGHRNAQTIKGVNFFGPNDEYVLSGSDCGHIFIWKKKEAKLVRLMVGDQHVVNQLEAHPHIPILATCGIEKNVKIWAPQWNDIPPLPGNVKEIMEANRQGREDRSRVTLTPDVIMHVLRLQRRQTLAYIERRYSRADIVSDDEDAEGYLLGRLDGDASSEEDSPGNSRDCNIS; encoded by the exons atggaaaacctCCATAACCACAGGGGCATTACGAATGCCAATACTGGACCTCCACGTGGCTTTACCGATATTTTCAGGAGAGAGTTGGGCTTCTCTCATCCCAACGCTTTTGCGCGTCGCTTTTCAGCTTCCGAG GTGCTTGTGAAGAGCTTGAATTTATACGGGAAGTTAGATGGTCATGGAGGGTGTGTGAATGCAGTGGAATTTAACTCCACTGGTGACCTTCTTGTATCTGGTTCTGATGACCGACAAGTAATGTTATGGAATTGGGCATCCAAAGCTAGATTGCTTGCTTACCCATCTGGCCACACAGACAACATATTCCAGACAAAGATTATGCCATTTTCCGGTGATTGTCGAATAATAACTTCTGCTGCTGATGGCCAG GTAAGGCTTGGCCTTTTCCGGGAGGGTGGTGGAGTTGAGACTACATTGTTGGGGAAGCACCATGGTTGTGTATACAAGCTTGCTGTGGAGCCTGGAAGTCCCCACATAATTTACAGTTCTGGTGAAGATGGATTTATTCAACAT TTTGATTTGCGAAGTAATTCTGCTACAAAACTTTTCTGTTGTTCCTCATCAACAGGAAAACAGACTCCAAGCAAAATAGGGTTGACTTCCATTGTGATTGACTCTAGAAATCCGTATTACTTTGCTGTTGGTGGTTCTGATGAATATGCACGTGTTTATGACATAAGAAAATGCCAATGGATTTCAGCTAGAAATTCAGATCAACCTGTTAAGACGTTTTGCCCTCGTCACTTGATTGGTTCAAATAATGTCCATATTACAGGATTGGCTTATTCAAGCTTTAGTGAACTCCTTGTTTCTTATAATGATGAGCTCATTTATCTGTTTCAAAAGAATGAGGGCATGTGTTCTTCGCCTTCATCTGAGGATTTGAAGAATTCTAATGAGCCACAAGTTTACTCAGGCCACAGAAATGCACAGACAATTAAAGGAGTGAATTTTTTCGGCCCGAATGATGAATATGTCTTGAGTGGTTCAGATTGTGGTCATATATTCATCTGGAAGAAGAAGGAAGCTAAGCTGGTGAGATTAATGGTAGGCGATCAACATGTTGTAAATCAACTTGAGGCCCATCCTCATATACCTATCCTTGCTACTTGCGGtatagaaaaaaatgtgaaaatctGGGCTCCTCAATGGAATGATATACCTCCACTTCCTGGAAATGTGAAAGAG ATAATGGAGGCAAACAGACAAGGCAGAGAAGACCGATCACGAGTAACCCTTACCCCTGATGTTATAATGCATGTTCTTCGCCTGCAGAGGCGGCAGACATTGGCATATATTGAAAGGAGATATAGTAGGGCAGATATTGTGAGTGATGACGAGGATGCAGAGGGCTACCTTTTAGGACGCTTGGATGGTGATGCTTCTTCTGAAGAGGATTCTCCTGGAAATTCCAGAGATTGCAACATTAGCTGA
- the LOC114183932 gene encoding protein NRT1/ PTR FAMILY 2.6-like: MCDSTSSGGETQNMNSDSSRGGWRSFPFIIGSTAGMSLGGAGVIGNLIVYLIREFNVKSINAAQVGNVTNGSSSLFPIVAAIMADSFFGSFSVALLSCFLSFLGTVIFVLTTMIGSLKPIPCDNGSEACNPPSEFQYAILYGAIALCALGFGGARFTTASLGANQFNEAKHQDTFFNWFFLTWYMASVVSFTGIFYLQDNVSWAWGFGICSVATFIGLIILVLGYRFYRLDKPQGSAFFDLARVLVASIRKWKSQLSSATKDYYSSKDEILPMQPATTPAKRLRFFNRAALITDGDLRLDGSIGKPWRLCTVEQVENFKAMIGILPLWSSSIFLSVPIGIQASMTVLQALATDRKIGHHFNFPAGSISVIPLISTSIFLTFLDRVIWPAWNKFNDKSPTTLQRIGTGHVLNVVGMVASALVESKRLKMVHSNPSETMSILWLLPPLVLVGVGESFHFPAQVAFYYQQLPHSLKNTSTSMISVIIGISFYLSTALINEVQKITDWLPDNINEGKLDRFYWMMASIGGINFLYYLLCSSLYKHTKM, translated from the exons ATGTGTGACAGTACCTCAAGCGGCGGAGAAACACAGAACATGAACAGTGACAGCAGCAGAGGTGGTTGGAGGAGTTTTCCCTTCATAATTG GTTCAACTGCAGGTATGTCACTTGGTGGTGCAGGTGTAATCGGAAACCTGATCGTGTATCTGATACGTGAGTTCAATGTAAAGAGCATCAATGCTGCACAGGTTGGAAACGTGACAAATGGAAGCTCAAGTTTATTTCCCATTGTTGCAGCAATCATGGCTGATTCTTTCTTTGGATCTTTCTCTGTTGCCTTGctttcttgctttctttcttttctg gGCACTGTTATTTTTGTCTTGACAACAATGATTGGTTCATTGAAACCTATCCCCTGTGACAATGGATCAGAGGCATGCAACCCTCCTTCAGAGTTTCAATATGCAATCTTATACGGAGCAATAGCTCTGTGCGCACTTGGTTTCGGAGGTGCACGCTTCACAACAGCATCATTAGGAGCAAATCAATTTAACGAGGCAAAGCATCAAGACACATTCTTTAACTGGTTTTTTCTGACTTGGTACATGGCTTCCGTTGTATCCTTTACTGGGATTTTCTACCTCCAAGATAACGTGAGTTGGGCTTGGGGTTTTGGCATATGTAGTGTGGCCACCTTCATTGGCCTAATCATTCTCGTACTTGGTTACCGATTTTATCGCCTTGATAAACCCCAAGGAAGCGCGTTCTTCGATCTTGCTCGTGTTCTCGTTGCATCTATACGTAAATGGAAATCTCAGCTTTCTTCCGCAACAAAGGATTATTATAGCAGCAAGGATGAGATACTTCCAATGCAACCTGCTACAACTCCTGCGAAAAGATTAAG ATTCTTCAATCGTGCAGCCCTGATAACTGATGGAGACCTTCGATTAGATGGTTCAATAGGAAAACCATGGAGACTCTGCACAGTTGAGCAAGTGGAAAATTTCAAAGCTATGATTGGAATCTTGCCACTATGGAGTTCGAGCATATTCCTATCAGTTCCGATAGGAATTCAAGCAAGCATGACAGTTCTTCAAGCTCTAGCCACAGATCGTAAAATAGGACACCACTTCAATTTTCCAGCAGGTTCCATCAGTGTTATACCCTTAATTTCCACATCCATTTTCCTCACTTTTCTTGACAGGGTTATTTGGCCTGCATGGAACAAGTTCAATGATAAATCTCCCACCACTCTCCAAAGGATTGGAACAGGGCATGTGCTGAATGTGGTTGGAATGGTTGCTTCTGCTCTTGTTGAATCAAAGAGGTTGAAGATGGTTCATTCCAACCCCTCAGAAACTATGTCTATACTATGGTTGCTTCCACCTTTGGTGTTAGTTGGCGTTGGAGAATCCTTTCATTTTCCAGCACAAGTTGCATTCTACTACCAGCAACTTCCTCACTCACTCAAAAACACTTCAACTTCTATGATTTCAGTGATCATTGGAATCTCCTTTTATCTGAGCACAGCCTTGATCAATGAAGTGCAGAAGATTACTGATTGGTTACCTGATAACATAAATGAAGGGAAACTGGATCGATTCTACTGGATGATGGCCTCGATAGGGGGCATCAACTTTCTATATTATTTGCTTTGTTCATCTTTatacaaacacacaaaaatgtAA